The nucleotide window AGCTCCACTCTCGTCGAGGAAACGGAGTTGAGCCGCACCCTCTGCGGCCTCTCGCGGCCCGGCCATTTCCGCGGAGTGACCACGGTGGTCGCCAAGCTGTTCAATATCGTCCAGCCGGACCTGGCTGTGTTCGGCCGCAAGGACCTTCAGCAGTTGATGGTTATCCGCCGGATGGCGCGCGATCTCGCTTTTCCGGTGGAAATACTTGATGCGCCGGTGGTCAGGGAACCGGACGGCCTGGCGATGAGTTCGCGAAACGTGTACCTGGACCCTGCTCAACGCGAGCGCGCCCCGGGGCTGTACGCTTCCCTGATCAAAACAGCCGGGGCTGTCGCGGCGGGCGATGACCGACTGGACGAATTGCTCTCCAGGGCCAGGGAATCGGTCGAGCAACGCACGGGCGGCAGGGTGGAGTATCTCGAAGCGCTCGACAGCGGCCTCGCACAGGCATCCGCAGCGGCTGATTGCGCCTACCTTGCCGCGGCTGTCCAGCTGGGCGGAACACGGCTGATAGACAACGTCCGGGTACCGCCGGGTGCAGCGGGCGAT belongs to Candidatus Glassbacteria bacterium and includes:
- a CDS encoding pantoate--beta-alanine ligase, whose protein sequence is MKTARTKEEVGTAVAQARREGKVVGLVPTMGGFHDGHLELIRISASRAGFTVVSLFVNPTQFAPGEDLEHYPRDEERDRNLAAAEGAGLLFAPSVDEMYAAGSSTLVEETELSRTLCGLSRPGHFRGVTTVVAKLFNIVQPDLAVFGRKDLQQLMVIRRMARDLAFPVEILDAPVVREPDGLAMSSRNVYLDPAQRERAPGLYASLIKTAGAVAAGDDRLDELLSRARESVEQRTGGRVEYLEALDSGLAQASAAADCAYLAAAVQLGGTRLIDNVRVPPGAAGDGVE